GGGTGGGTGCGCAGTGCAAGCTCGGCGAAGGCCTTTCGAATCGTGGCGTCATCGGAGCCCTTTGGAACCCCGAACATCTCGTACTCGCTCTTTCCCTCGAAACGCTCCGCGAGCTCTGCCAACTCCTTGCGTGCGCGCTGGGCCCTGCGGCCCTCTGCACGATCGTCGACGACATGCACCTTTTCCTTGGCAACGCGGCCGGCGCGCGGCAGGGAACAAATCGTTCGGCCCTGGGCGGAGGCCACCTCGAGATCGACGTGCCCGACCACGATCAATCCGTACAAGATGCGGCGCTCTGCCTCCGCGAGGCCTGAGAGTTCCGCGAGATTGCGCTTGCCATCCAGGTCATCGAGCAGGGCTTCGATTGCCGGCTCAGTCCCGATGTCTTGATAGGCGTGAAACGGTGCCGAACTCGGCACTGGATGCAGGTGGGCGCGCTCGGCCAGGAAAGCGTCGATCTGCTCGAGGGAAGCCCGCTCACGAACACCTTCGAGGATCAATGATGCCGCCGAGCGTTTCAAACCGACCGTCTCACCCTTGAGCTTGGCACCCTGCTGGAAACGAAAGCTCCCGGCGCTCCAGGAGAAGACCTCGAGCAAGCGCTGTTCGGATTGCTTGTAGAGCGCGAGAGCCAGGTCTGCATCGTCAAGCATGTACATGGCTTTCAAGATCTGACCTTGAAGACCTTCGCCGCGTTTCACACGCCGGACGGACTCATGCAATACATCCCAGCCGATGGTGCCGCTTGCAACCAACAGATGGCCGAGCGTCTCCTTCACCATGTTGGAACGCACGGATACCGGCCGTCCACCGCGCAGCTGGACCAGCTTCTTCTTCGCGCCCTCCTGGAGCCGCAATACGCCGCTGGCGCGAAGGCCGTGGAGGTGGTGAAGCAACGCCGGGAACGGCAGATCGGAAAACGTACCCGACAGATCGAGGGGACGATTCTGGCTTGCAGCCT
The sequence above is a segment of the bacterium genome. Coding sequences within it:
- a CDS encoding response regulator, whose product is MTATILCVDDDPNFRRILSRAFREQGYQVETAGDGETALERMRTMRPDLVTLDVMLPRKDGFSVLEEIRRDEACRLPVVMLSGCRFTPDYEARARDLEADVVLTKPVPLKTLLGVVGRLVPDGKAASQNRPLDLSGTFSDLPFPALLHHLHGLRASGVLRLQEGAKKKLVQLRGGRPVSVRSNMVKETLGHLLVASGTIGWDVLHESVRRVKRGEGLQGQILKAMYMLDDADLALALYKQSEQRLLEVFSWSAGSFRFQQGAKLKGETVGLKRSAASLILEGVRERASLEQIDAFLAERAHLHPVPSSAPFHAYQDIGTEPAIEALLDDLDGKRNLAELSGLAEAERRILYGLIVVGHVDLEVASAQGRTICSLPRAGRVAKEKVHVVDDRAEGRRAQRARKELAELAERFEGKSEYEMFGVPKGSDDATIRKAFAELALRTHPDRFSAEGEAVRGLAEQVFDQVNRAYKDISTAEARKQTAQRQEEERVLGEGQKALHAERLFQRGMGALRGRRFDDAVKYFAEAVEVYPEEGEYHAYYGYSEYLAAPEDPASLRRAKKRALLAKKLAPQRAVPFLILGRLCKVDGRADTAERFFTRAVELDPDCDEALQELRLISLRKQRKKGVLGRILKRG